One genomic segment of Echeneis naucrates chromosome 18, fEcheNa1.1, whole genome shotgun sequence includes these proteins:
- the arhgef11 gene encoding rho guanine nucleotide exchange factor 11 isoform X1 produces the protein MSLRQPTSTLDSRAANKKNSHLFRLSSLTIGDSDRKSSATHQREPTTDIPAETAGPGLVQRCVVVQKDQLGFGFTVCGERVKLVQNVRPGGAAVKAGVQEGDRIIKVNGSLVSSMSHQEVVKLIKSGPYVALTLQGPPPSAASLPLEPLPSDLTLNQRTSLGGEAPPPPPPPLPSGLSSNPSQRITGPKPLQDPEVQKHASQILRKMLEQEEAELQDLMEELLRNPSPSLEERIESAKRRAHQVRVKIQQDLEGTRSDSITSYVIAGEGRLSMDSSEGDVEAFESPHSSPLSSFRIPLHRRQSSDTHTLSDLGGKAQIIGPEEEEEDDGYAFNEMDGPFQDIELLKSRPAHMTVFMRYVFTQLLDPNPLLFYLSVEAYLGSSPKDARALAPQICSHYLDPDAPLKIKVREEYLTDIESRLHAQEDIRGPLSELQQQVLPDIQEQIQDYRNKQMMGLGSLFGEGDLQHLDGDPVKERQVVDRQVTALWEILSKHEEDRSSPLASAVLLYLRHSGIKIRDSKVFPGLSTEKEKWLAFLKTKKLSGTKKEKDGEDKKRNPILKYIGKPRSTSQSTFHVPLSPNEVRPGSVRNIIQQFENHTETTGEEGGDAADAQRLSSSSLGEDSMESPMVSVRLARSESLKAQGEGRRRGTESVPRSRSDVDMEDCGEEREGPGLRPLQHSASSSASSSSARSLENPTPPYTPRSRRRSVDSPLALLLDTVALEEEVCDGQNWQDTVPPQLLSTLSPREVDRQAVIYELFTTEASHLRTLRVLDQVFFQKMRSVLNSDELACIFPNLHQVYELHASLCEAMKKRRETPIVQDIGDVMLARFEGASGDEFQEHASQLCSQQSQALELIKNKQRKDPRFAHLIQECEASPHCRRLQLKDLLVSEMQRVTKYPLLLDNIIKHTEAGSSDLPSLQRAQACCRRILQAVNEVVRETEHRQRLSQYQRRLDAAPQFKSLDLTAKRMIHEGPLTWKVSKDKQIEIQALLLSDCLVLLQRGPDDRLQLRYPSRWLGGGGGVSGDSKTSFSPLVKLDSLLVRPVATDNKALYVISTTERQIYELVAGSSSEKNTWKDLLEKTVSSADGSSPLINHGSIPIPSPSIRSASPVSTGSNVDADNSMTEQSDSMETHSSSNDIVLSDNTPVDQSEDFMCGERQAVGVAEAALQDVETLRQLISRDLEEDGWSHDSDDTPTNETANDGSSFSETQRLESLEAALNLSTDWEAEPEEAPPPDTEQPNVQVVRKAMVAGPSSSSVPDGITDNVSLPLDQSSKLRGEATAQGNTFYLVMPTEQGESITDDLADPPTPTASHFPQPLEKVSSAQTQPEEETPACESEATRLLQEERMGQSQAGHQSHVIKNVDEIFHTIEGLMSKLRQLKEIEAAHQKLLKNLTEPPVNQESGDQKCRSAAVSRTPSLDRGSGDDKEGSPAEPKILSTGF, from the exons GCTCAGCAGTCTGACCATCGGGGACTCGGACCGCAAGTCCTCTGCCACCCACCAGAGGGAACCAACGACAGACATCCCTGCAGAGACTGCAG GTCCTGGTCTTGTCCAGCGATGTGTGGTGGTGCAGAAGGACCAGCTTGGCTTCGGCTTCACGGTGTGTGGAGAGAGAGTCAAGCTAGTGCAGAACGTCCGACCAG GTGGAGCTGCTGTCAAGGCTGGTGTTCAAGAGGGGGACCGTATCATTAAG gTGAACGGCTCCCTGGTGTCCTCCATGTCCCATCAGGAGGTGGTAAAGCTCATCAAAT CTGGACCTTATGTAGCTCTGACACTACAAGGACCTCCCCCATCAGCTGCTTCATTGCCCTTGGAGCCCCTCCCCTCTGACCTCACGCTTAATCAAAGAACTTCTCTGGGTGGGGAGGcacctccccctccacctccacccttGCCCTCTGGACTAAGCAGCAACCCATCCCAAAGAATCACTGGGCCCAAACCACTACAG GACCCAGAAGTACAAAAACATGCCTCTCAAATACTCAGGAAAATGCTGGAGCAGGAAGAAGCTGAATTGCAG GACTTGATGGAGGAGCTGTTGAGGAACCCATCGCCATCACTGGAGGAGCGGATTGAAAGTGCAAAGAGGAGAGCTCATCAAGTCAGGGTCAAGATCCAGCAGGATCTG GAGGGAACGAGATCAGATTCAATCACGAGTTATGTCATAGCTGGAGAAG GCCGACTATCAATGGACTCGAGCGAAGGAGACGTGGAG GCCTTTGAGAGTCCCCACTCCTCCCCCTTATCCTCCTTCAGGATCCCACTACACCGACGGCAGAGctccgacacacacaccctctctgaTTTG GGCGGGAAGGCTCAGATCATTGGCCccgaggaagaagaagaggatgacgGCTATGCATTTAATGAG ATGGACGGCCCTTTCCAGGACATCGAGTTGTTAAAATCACGACCAGCACACATGACGGTGTTCATGAGATATGTCTTTACTCAGCTTCTGGACCCCAACCCTTTG cTGTTTTATCTGTCGGTGGAGGCCTACCTGGGCTCCAGCCCTAAAGATGCCCGTGCACTTGCACCTCAGATCTGCTCCCATTACCTGGACCCAGATGCT cCCTTAAAAATCAAAGTACGAGAGGAGTATCTGACAGATATTG AGAGTCGATTACATGCTCAGGAGGACATCAGAGGGCCtctgtctgagctgcagcagcaggtgctgcCAGACATTCAGGAGCAGATACAGGACTACAG GAACAAGCAGATGATGGGTCTCGGTTCTCTGTTTGGAGAAGGAGACCTGCAGCACCTTGACGGCGACccagtgaaagagagacaggttGTTGACAGACAGGTCACCGCCCTGTGGGAGATACT GTCAAAGCATGAAGAGGACAGAAG TTCTCCTCTTGCGTCGGCAGTCCTCCTGTACCTGCGACATTCAGGTATCAAAATAAGAGACTCCAAGGTCTTCCCTGGTCTGAGTACAGAGAAGGAGAAGTGGCTTGCTTTTCTGAAGACAAAAAAG CTGAGTGGTaccaagaaagagaaagatggagaggatAAAAAGAGAAATCCCATCCTGAAGTACATCGGCAAACCCCGATCCACATCCCAGTCca CATTCCATGTCCCGTTGTCACCCAACGAAG TCCGTCCTGGTAGTGTGAGGAACATCATCCAGCAGTTTGAGAATCACACAGAGACGACCGGAGAGGAAGGAGGCGACGCTGCTGACGCCCAGAGgctctcctccagcagcctggGAGAGGACAGCATGGAGAG ccccATGGTCTCGGTACGTCTGGCACGCAGCGAGTCGTTGAAGGCTCAGGGAGAAGGGCGTCGGCGAGGGACAGAGTCTGTCCCCCGCTCCCGTAGTGATGTGGACATGGAGGACtgtggggaggagagggaggggccGGGCCTAAGGCCGCTGCAGCACAGCGCCTCGTCGTCTGCATCCAGCAGCTCTGCACG GTCACTAGAGAACCCTACACCCCCATACACCCCTCGGTCTAGGCGCAG GAGTGTGGACTCACCTTTGGCCCTGCTGCTGGACACTGTGGCGCTGGAAGAGGAGGTGTGTGACGGTCAGAACTGGCAGGACACGGtacctcctcagctcctctccaCACTCAGCCCAAGGGAGGTGGACAGGCAGGCTGTTATATACG AGCTCTTCACCACCGAGGCGTCCCACCTGCGGACTTTACGGGTCTTGGATCAGGTCTTTTTCCAGAAGATGAGGTCTGTTCTGAACTCAGATGAGTTGGCGTGCATTTTCCCCAACTTGCACCAGGTCTACGAGCTCCAcg CAAGCCTGTGCGAGGCGATGAAGAAGCGGAGGGAAACGCCCATCGTTCAGGACATTGGGGATGTGATGCTGGCCAGG tttgaagGTGCATCAGGAGACGAGTTTCAGGAGCACGCGTCGCAGCTGTGCAGTCAGCAGTCTCAGGCTCTGGAGCTCATCAAGAACAAACAACGTAAAGATCCTCGCTTCGCTCACCTCATCCAG GAGTGTGAGGCGAGTCCTCACTGTCGGAGGCTTCAGCTTAAGGACCTGTTGGTGTCGGAGATGCAGAGAGTCACCAAGTACCCGCTGCTGCTGGACAAcatcatcaaacacacagagg CTGGCTCGTCTGACCTCCCTTCACTCCAGCGGGCCCAGGCTTGTTGCCGAAGAATTCTGCAAGCTGTCAATGAGGTCGTCAGGGAAACGGAACACCGGCAACGCCTGAGTCAATACCAACGCAGGCTGGATGCCGCCCCACAGTTTAAG AGTCTGGATCTGACCGCAAAGCGAATGATTCATGAAGGGCCCCTCACCTGGAAAGTGAGCAAAGATAAGCAGATAG AGATCCAAgcgctgctgctgtcagactgcCTGGTCCTTCTTCAGAGAGGCCCAGACGACCGGCTGCAGCTGCGATATCCTTCCCGCTGGCTGGGTGGAGGCGGAGGAGTCAGCGGAGACAGCAAGACCTCCTTCAGCCCTCTGGTGAAGCTGGACTCCCTGCTGGTCCGCCCAGTAGCTACAG ACAACAAAGCACTCTACGTCATCAGCACCACAGAGAGGCAGATCTACGAGCTGGTTGCTGGGTCATCATCAGAGAAAAACAC ttggAAAGATTTACTTGAAAAGACGGTCTCATCAGCTGATGGCTCATCGCCCCTAATCAATCATGGATCCATACCTATACC TTCCCCCAGTATACGCAGTGCTTCCCCAGTCTCAACTGGCAGCAATGTTGATGCAG ACAACTCGATGACGGAGCAGTCAGATTCCATGGAAACTCATTCCTCCAGCAACGACATTGTGCTCTCTGACAACACACCTGTGGACCAATCAGAAGACTTCATGTGTGGCGAACGACAAGCAGTTGGCGTGGCAGAAGCAGCTTTACAAGACG TTGAAACGTTACGACAACTCATATCACGAGACCTGGAAGAAGACGGCTGGAGCCACGATTCCGATGACACGCCCACCAACGAGACGGCCAATGACGGCAGCTCGTTCTCCGAAACTCAGCGGCTGGAGTCTTTGGAAGCGGCCCTCAACTTGAGCACCGACTGGGAGGCTGAACCTGAAGAGGCTCCGCCCCCTGACACAGAACAGCCCAACGTTCAGGTCGTAAGGAAAG CTATGGTTGCgggtccttcttcttcttctgtccctGATGGCATCACTGATAATGTCTCCCTCCCCCTCGACCAATCATCCAAGCTGAGAGGCGAGGCCACTGCGCAGG GGAACACGTTCTACTTGGTAATGCCgacagagcagggagagagcATCACTGATGACCTCGCTGACCCTCCAACGCCCACCGCCAGCCACTTCCCTCAGCCTCTGGAGAAAGTGAGTTCAGCGCAGACACAACCTGAGGAGGAAACACCGGCCTGCGAATCAGAGGCCACGCGACTGCTACAGGAAGAAAGAATGGGCCAGTCGCAGGCTGGGCACCAGAGTCACGTCATCAAAAACGTGGATGAGATTTTCCACACTATCGAGGGGCTGATGAGCAAGTTGCGCCAGCTGAAG GAAATAGAAGCGGCTCATCAGAAGCTTTTGAAAAACCTCACAGAGCCCCCCGTCAATCAGGAGTCAGGCGACCAAAAGTGTCGATCAGCAGCTGTCTCCAGGACTCCATCTCTGGACCGCGGCTCAGGAGACG ACAAAGAAGGAAGTCCAGCGGAACCCAAAATTCTGTCAACTGGATTCTGA
- the arhgef11 gene encoding rho guanine nucleotide exchange factor 11 isoform X4 has translation MSLRQPTSTLDSRAANKKNSHLFRLSSLTIGDSDRKSSATHQREPTTDIPAETAGPGLVQRCVVVQKDQLGFGFTVCGERVKLVQNVRPGGAAVKAGVQEGDRIIKVNGSLVSSMSHQEVVKLIKSGPYVALTLQGPPPSAASLPLEPLPSDLTLNQRTSLGGEAPPPPPPPLPSGLSSNPSQRITGPKPLQDPEVQKHASQILRKMLEQEEAELQDLMEELLRNPSPSLEERIESAKRRAHQVRVKIQQDLEGTRSDSITSYVIAGEGRLSMDSSEGDVEAFESPHSSPLSSFRIPLHRRQSSDTHTLSDLGGKAQIIGPEEEEEDDGYAFNEMDGPFQDIELLKSRPAHMTVFMRYVFTQLLDPNPLLFYLSVEAYLGSSPKDARALAPQICSHYLDPDAPLKIKVREEYLTDIESRLHAQEDIRGPLSELQQQVLPDIQEQIQDYRNKQMMGLGSLFGEGDLQHLDGDPVKERQVVDRQVTALWEILSKHEEDRSSPLASAVLLYLRHSGIKIRDSKVFPGLSTEKEKWLAFLKTKKLSGTKKEKDGEDKKRNPILKYIGKPRSTSQSTFHVPLSPNEVRPGSVRNIIQQFENHTETTGEEGGDAADAQRLSSSSLGEDSMESPMVSVRLARSESLKAQGEGRRRGTESVPRSRSDVDMEDCGEEREGPGLRPLQHSASSSASSSSARSLENPTPPYTPRSRRRSVDSPLALLLDTVALEEEVCDGQNWQDTVPPQLLSTLSPREVDRQAVIYELFTTEASHLRTLRVLDQVFFQKMRSVLNSDELACIFPNLHQVYELHASLCEAMKKRRETPIVQDIGDVMLARFEGASGDEFQEHASQLCSQQSQALELIKNKQRKDPRFAHLIQECEASPHCRRLQLKDLLVSEMQRVTKYPLLLDNIIKHTEAGSSDLPSLQRAQACCRRILQAVNEVVRETEHRQRLSQYQRRLDAAPQFKSLDLTAKRMIHEGPLTWKVSKDKQIEIQALLLSDCLVLLQRGPDDRLQLRYPSRWLGGGGGVSGDSKTSFSPLVKLDSLLVRPVATDNKALYVISTTERQIYELVAGSSSEKNTWKDLLEKTVSSADGSSPLINHGSIPIPSPSIRSASPVSTGSNVDADNSMTEQSDSMETHSSSNDIVLSDNTPVDQSEDFMCGERQAVGVAEAALQDVETLRQLISRDLEEDGWSHDSDDTPTNETANDGSSFSETQRLESLEAALNLSTDWEAEPEEAPPPDTEQPNVQVVRKGNTFYLVMPTEQGESITDDLADPPTPTASHFPQPLEKVSSAQTQPEEETPACESEATRLLQEERMGQSQAGHQSHVIKNVDEIFHTIEGLMSKLRQLKEIEAAHQKLLKNLTEPPVNQESGDQKCRSAAVSRTPSLDRGSGDDKEGSPAEPKILSTGF, from the exons GCTCAGCAGTCTGACCATCGGGGACTCGGACCGCAAGTCCTCTGCCACCCACCAGAGGGAACCAACGACAGACATCCCTGCAGAGACTGCAG GTCCTGGTCTTGTCCAGCGATGTGTGGTGGTGCAGAAGGACCAGCTTGGCTTCGGCTTCACGGTGTGTGGAGAGAGAGTCAAGCTAGTGCAGAACGTCCGACCAG GTGGAGCTGCTGTCAAGGCTGGTGTTCAAGAGGGGGACCGTATCATTAAG gTGAACGGCTCCCTGGTGTCCTCCATGTCCCATCAGGAGGTGGTAAAGCTCATCAAAT CTGGACCTTATGTAGCTCTGACACTACAAGGACCTCCCCCATCAGCTGCTTCATTGCCCTTGGAGCCCCTCCCCTCTGACCTCACGCTTAATCAAAGAACTTCTCTGGGTGGGGAGGcacctccccctccacctccacccttGCCCTCTGGACTAAGCAGCAACCCATCCCAAAGAATCACTGGGCCCAAACCACTACAG GACCCAGAAGTACAAAAACATGCCTCTCAAATACTCAGGAAAATGCTGGAGCAGGAAGAAGCTGAATTGCAG GACTTGATGGAGGAGCTGTTGAGGAACCCATCGCCATCACTGGAGGAGCGGATTGAAAGTGCAAAGAGGAGAGCTCATCAAGTCAGGGTCAAGATCCAGCAGGATCTG GAGGGAACGAGATCAGATTCAATCACGAGTTATGTCATAGCTGGAGAAG GCCGACTATCAATGGACTCGAGCGAAGGAGACGTGGAG GCCTTTGAGAGTCCCCACTCCTCCCCCTTATCCTCCTTCAGGATCCCACTACACCGACGGCAGAGctccgacacacacaccctctctgaTTTG GGCGGGAAGGCTCAGATCATTGGCCccgaggaagaagaagaggatgacgGCTATGCATTTAATGAG ATGGACGGCCCTTTCCAGGACATCGAGTTGTTAAAATCACGACCAGCACACATGACGGTGTTCATGAGATATGTCTTTACTCAGCTTCTGGACCCCAACCCTTTG cTGTTTTATCTGTCGGTGGAGGCCTACCTGGGCTCCAGCCCTAAAGATGCCCGTGCACTTGCACCTCAGATCTGCTCCCATTACCTGGACCCAGATGCT cCCTTAAAAATCAAAGTACGAGAGGAGTATCTGACAGATATTG AGAGTCGATTACATGCTCAGGAGGACATCAGAGGGCCtctgtctgagctgcagcagcaggtgctgcCAGACATTCAGGAGCAGATACAGGACTACAG GAACAAGCAGATGATGGGTCTCGGTTCTCTGTTTGGAGAAGGAGACCTGCAGCACCTTGACGGCGACccagtgaaagagagacaggttGTTGACAGACAGGTCACCGCCCTGTGGGAGATACT GTCAAAGCATGAAGAGGACAGAAG TTCTCCTCTTGCGTCGGCAGTCCTCCTGTACCTGCGACATTCAGGTATCAAAATAAGAGACTCCAAGGTCTTCCCTGGTCTGAGTACAGAGAAGGAGAAGTGGCTTGCTTTTCTGAAGACAAAAAAG CTGAGTGGTaccaagaaagagaaagatggagaggatAAAAAGAGAAATCCCATCCTGAAGTACATCGGCAAACCCCGATCCACATCCCAGTCca CATTCCATGTCCCGTTGTCACCCAACGAAG TCCGTCCTGGTAGTGTGAGGAACATCATCCAGCAGTTTGAGAATCACACAGAGACGACCGGAGAGGAAGGAGGCGACGCTGCTGACGCCCAGAGgctctcctccagcagcctggGAGAGGACAGCATGGAGAG ccccATGGTCTCGGTACGTCTGGCACGCAGCGAGTCGTTGAAGGCTCAGGGAGAAGGGCGTCGGCGAGGGACAGAGTCTGTCCCCCGCTCCCGTAGTGATGTGGACATGGAGGACtgtggggaggagagggaggggccGGGCCTAAGGCCGCTGCAGCACAGCGCCTCGTCGTCTGCATCCAGCAGCTCTGCACG GTCACTAGAGAACCCTACACCCCCATACACCCCTCGGTCTAGGCGCAG GAGTGTGGACTCACCTTTGGCCCTGCTGCTGGACACTGTGGCGCTGGAAGAGGAGGTGTGTGACGGTCAGAACTGGCAGGACACGGtacctcctcagctcctctccaCACTCAGCCCAAGGGAGGTGGACAGGCAGGCTGTTATATACG AGCTCTTCACCACCGAGGCGTCCCACCTGCGGACTTTACGGGTCTTGGATCAGGTCTTTTTCCAGAAGATGAGGTCTGTTCTGAACTCAGATGAGTTGGCGTGCATTTTCCCCAACTTGCACCAGGTCTACGAGCTCCAcg CAAGCCTGTGCGAGGCGATGAAGAAGCGGAGGGAAACGCCCATCGTTCAGGACATTGGGGATGTGATGCTGGCCAGG tttgaagGTGCATCAGGAGACGAGTTTCAGGAGCACGCGTCGCAGCTGTGCAGTCAGCAGTCTCAGGCTCTGGAGCTCATCAAGAACAAACAACGTAAAGATCCTCGCTTCGCTCACCTCATCCAG GAGTGTGAGGCGAGTCCTCACTGTCGGAGGCTTCAGCTTAAGGACCTGTTGGTGTCGGAGATGCAGAGAGTCACCAAGTACCCGCTGCTGCTGGACAAcatcatcaaacacacagagg CTGGCTCGTCTGACCTCCCTTCACTCCAGCGGGCCCAGGCTTGTTGCCGAAGAATTCTGCAAGCTGTCAATGAGGTCGTCAGGGAAACGGAACACCGGCAACGCCTGAGTCAATACCAACGCAGGCTGGATGCCGCCCCACAGTTTAAG AGTCTGGATCTGACCGCAAAGCGAATGATTCATGAAGGGCCCCTCACCTGGAAAGTGAGCAAAGATAAGCAGATAG AGATCCAAgcgctgctgctgtcagactgcCTGGTCCTTCTTCAGAGAGGCCCAGACGACCGGCTGCAGCTGCGATATCCTTCCCGCTGGCTGGGTGGAGGCGGAGGAGTCAGCGGAGACAGCAAGACCTCCTTCAGCCCTCTGGTGAAGCTGGACTCCCTGCTGGTCCGCCCAGTAGCTACAG ACAACAAAGCACTCTACGTCATCAGCACCACAGAGAGGCAGATCTACGAGCTGGTTGCTGGGTCATCATCAGAGAAAAACAC ttggAAAGATTTACTTGAAAAGACGGTCTCATCAGCTGATGGCTCATCGCCCCTAATCAATCATGGATCCATACCTATACC TTCCCCCAGTATACGCAGTGCTTCCCCAGTCTCAACTGGCAGCAATGTTGATGCAG ACAACTCGATGACGGAGCAGTCAGATTCCATGGAAACTCATTCCTCCAGCAACGACATTGTGCTCTCTGACAACACACCTGTGGACCAATCAGAAGACTTCATGTGTGGCGAACGACAAGCAGTTGGCGTGGCAGAAGCAGCTTTACAAGACG TTGAAACGTTACGACAACTCATATCACGAGACCTGGAAGAAGACGGCTGGAGCCACGATTCCGATGACACGCCCACCAACGAGACGGCCAATGACGGCAGCTCGTTCTCCGAAACTCAGCGGCTGGAGTCTTTGGAAGCGGCCCTCAACTTGAGCACCGACTGGGAGGCTGAACCTGAAGAGGCTCCGCCCCCTGACACAGAACAGCCCAACGTTCAGGTCGTAAGGAAAG GGAACACGTTCTACTTGGTAATGCCgacagagcagggagagagcATCACTGATGACCTCGCTGACCCTCCAACGCCCACCGCCAGCCACTTCCCTCAGCCTCTGGAGAAAGTGAGTTCAGCGCAGACACAACCTGAGGAGGAAACACCGGCCTGCGAATCAGAGGCCACGCGACTGCTACAGGAAGAAAGAATGGGCCAGTCGCAGGCTGGGCACCAGAGTCACGTCATCAAAAACGTGGATGAGATTTTCCACACTATCGAGGGGCTGATGAGCAAGTTGCGCCAGCTGAAG GAAATAGAAGCGGCTCATCAGAAGCTTTTGAAAAACCTCACAGAGCCCCCCGTCAATCAGGAGTCAGGCGACCAAAAGTGTCGATCAGCAGCTGTCTCCAGGACTCCATCTCTGGACCGCGGCTCAGGAGACG ACAAAGAAGGAAGTCCAGCGGAACCCAAAATTCTGTCAACTGGATTCTGA